The following are from one region of the Nicotiana tomentosiformis chromosome 7, ASM39032v3, whole genome shotgun sequence genome:
- the LOC104104960 gene encoding vacuolar-sorting receptor 1-like: MKGNLGFLVCILCVLSGSCLGRFVVEKNSLRVTSPSSIKDVYECAIGNFGVPQYGGTMVGIVMYPKANQKSCKNFTDFDISFKSKPGAMPVFLLVDRGDCYFTLKAWNAQRAGAGAILVADDRVEPLITMDTPEEEDAQADYLQNITIPSALISKSLGDSIKKELSRGEMVNINLDWREALPHPDERVEYEFWTNSNDECGPKCESQIEFVKNFKGAAQILEQKGYTQFTPHYITWYCPEAFILSKQCKSQCINHGRYCAPDPEQDFSKGYDGKDVVLQNLRQACFFKVANESGKPWMWWDYVTDFAIRCPMKEKKYTTECADQVIKSLGFDVKQIEKCVGDPEADTDNPVLKAEQDSQIGKGARGDVTILPTLVINNRQYRGKLDKGAVLKAICSGFEETTEPAICLTEEIETNECLESNGGCWQDKAANITACRDTFRGRVCECPIVQGVKFVGDGYTHCEASGALRCEINNGGCWKGTQDGRAYSACIDDHTKGCKCPPGFKGDGVNSCEDIDECKEKLACQCPACKCKNTWGSFDCSCGGNLLYMHEHDTCISKDSKSEFSWGLVWTIILGLAVAVVVGYAVYKYRIRRYMDSEIRAIMAQYMPLDQGEGANHVSHGNV, from the exons ATGAAAGGAAATTTAGGGTTTCTAGTGTGTATTTTGTGTGTGCTGTCTGGGTCTTGTTTGGGTAGATTTGTGGTGGAGAAGAACAGCTTGAGAGTAACGTCACCAAGCTCAATCAAAGATGTGTATGAGTGTGCGATTGGGAACTTTGGGGTCCCACAATATGGAGGAACCATGGTTGGTATTGTTATGTACCCAAAAGCTAATCAAAAGTCTTGTAAGAATTTTACAGATTTTGATATCTCCTTCAAATCTAAGCCTGGTGCCATGCCTGTCTTCCTTCTTGTTGATAGAGGag ATTGCTATTTCACACTGAAGGCTTGGAATGCTCAGAGAGCTGGAGCAGGCGCTATTCTTGTTGCTGATGACCGTGTTGAACCTTTAATTACCATGGACACCCCTGAGGAAGAGGATGCACAGGCAGATTATTTGCAAAATATAACTATTCCATCGGCTTTAATTAGCAAATCCCTTGGGGATAGCATCAAGAAGGAACTCTCTAGAGGAGAAATGGTTAACATAAACCTCGATTGGAGAGAGGCTCTTCCGCATCCTGATGAACGAGTGGAGTATGAATTTTGGACCAACAGTAATGATGAGTGTGGCCCCAAGTGTGAAAGCCAGATAGAGTTTGTCAAAAACTTCAAAGGGGCTGCCCAGATACTTGAGCAGAAGGGTTATACACAGTTTACTCCCCATTACATAACTTGGTATTGCCCAGAGGCTTTTATTTTGAGCAAGCAATGCAAGTCTCAGTGCATCAATCATGGCAGATACTGTGCTCCAGACCCTGAGCAAGACTTCAGTAAAGGTTATGATGGAAAGGATGTTGTTCTGCAAAACTTAAGGCAGGCTTGTTTTTTCAAGGTTGCCAATGAAAGTGGAAAACCCTGGATGTGGTGGGATTATGTCACTGACTTTGCAATACGGTGCCCCATGAAAGAGAAGAAATACACGACAGAATGTGCAGATCAAGTAATTAAGTCACTTG GCTTTGACGTCAAACAGATTGAAAAATGTGTTGGAGATCCTGAAGCAGATACTGACAACCCTGTTCTAAAGGCTGAACAGGATTCGCAG ATAGGCAAGGGTGCTCGTGGAGATGTGACTATCTTGCCAACTCTGGTTATAAACAATAGACAGTACAGAG GTAAGCTGGACAAAGGAGCAGTCCTCAAGGCGATTTGTTCAGGTTTTGAGGAGACAACAGAGCCTGCAATTTGCTTAACTGAAG AAATAGAAACAAATGAATGCTTAGAATCAAATGGTGGGTGCTGGCAGGACAAGGCTGCTAACATTACTGCGTGCCGG GATACTTTCCGTGGTAGAGTATGTGAATGCCCCATAGTTCAAGGAGTAAAATTTGTTGGTGATGGTTATACTCACTGCGAAG CATCTGGAGCATTGCGATGTGAAATAAACAATGGAGGCTGTTGGAAGGGGACTCAAGATGGCAGGGCATATTCTGCTTGCATT GATGATCACACAAAGGGTTGCAAATGTCCACCAGGATTCAAAGGTGATGGAGTGAACAGTTGTGAAG ATATTGATGAATGCAAGGAGAAGCTGGCATGCCAGTGTCCTGCGTGCAAATGCAAGAACACTTGGGGTAGTTTTGATTGCAGTTGCGGCGGCAATTTGTTGTACATGCATGAACATGACACGTGTATAA GCAAAGATTCCAAGTCAGAGTTCAGCTGGGGCCTTGTTTGGACTATCATCTTGGGTTTGGCAGTTGCAGTGGTTGTAGGATATGCTGTATACAAGTATAGGATTCGG AGATACATGGACTCAGAGATTCGCGCCATCATGGCACAATATATGCCTTTGGATCAAGGAGAGGGGGCAAATCATGTTTCCCATGGGAACGTCTAA
- the LOC138896040 gene encoding uncharacterized protein → MLEELTKRIKSGEKKIEANDKKVETYNSRVDQIPGAPPILKGLDSKKFVQKPFPPSAAPKPIPKKFRNPEIPKYNGTTDPNEHVTSYTCAIKRNDLEDDEIEFVLLKQFGKTLSKGAMIWYHNLPPNSIDSFAMLADSFVKAHAGAIKVKIRKSDLFKIKQKENEMLREFVSHFQMERMDLPSVADDWAVQAFTQGLNTRSSVASHQLKQSLIEYPAVITWTDVHNLYQSKIRVGNDQLGEPSKSIYPSKTLDRAKRDIDREPGSNGDRYRPYNGDRMSSGSGRNPIKNDRRSDQGRSNRGLMTKNSFDRSIGPKEASRLSEYNFNIDVVAIVSVIGGISDTKWPRPLQSDPTQMDPKHMCKYHGTYGHRTEDCR, encoded by the coding sequence atgctcgaggagctgacaaagcggATAAAGTCAGGAGAAAAGAAGATCGAAGCGAACGATAAAAAGGTTgaaacctataattccagggtagatcaaatcccaggagcacccccgatattgaagggattggattccaagaagttcgtgcaaaaaccttttcctccaagcgcggccccaaagccgatcccaaagaaattTCGTAATCCCGAAAtacctaagtacaatggaacgactgatccaaacgagcatgtaacctcttatacatgtgccattaAAAGGAACGACTTAGAAGACGACGAAATCGAGTTTGTTTTGCTGAAACAATTTGGGAAAACCCTGTCTaagggagccatgatatggtatcacaacttacctcctaattctattgactcatttgctatgcttgcagactctttcgtaaaagcacatgccggtgccatcaaggtcaaaatcaggaaatcagaccttttcaaaatCAAACAGAAGgagaacgagatgctcagggagttcgtgtcccattttcaaatggaacgaatggatctgccgtcggtcgctgatgattgggcagttcaggctttcactcagggactcaatactcgaagctcggtggcttcacatcAATTAAAGCAAAGCCTGATAGAATACCCTGCCGTAATTACCTGGACCGATGTACACAATctgtatcaatcaaaaatcagagtcggAAATGATCAACTCGGGGAACCTTCGAAGTCTATATATCCTTCCAAGACTCTCGATAGAGCCAAGAgggacatcgatcgtgaaccaggATCAAACGGGGATCGATATCGGCCCTATAATGGAGATCGAATGAGCAGTGGGTCGGGGCGAAACCCCATAAAAAATGACAGGAGAAGTGATCAAGGTCGAAGCAACCGGGGGCTCATGACCAAAAATAGCTTCGACAggtccatcgggcctaaagaagcatcgaggctatcagaatacaactttaatatcgaTGTTGTCGCCATCGTATCTGTTATCGGGGGCATTagtgataccaaatggcctcgacctttacaATCCGATCCAACTCAAATGGACCCTAAAcatatgtgcaaatatcatggcacctacggtcatagaacggaagattgtcgaTAG
- the LOC104104962 gene encoding uncharacterized protein, which yields MEQEDTEPQYVINMIIDGVDIPQESMLKRTRISITREKRTRDYIPKGVLSFSDGDAKGIIQPHNDALVISILVNKTRIKCVLIDPGSSTNIIRSKVVEQLGLQDRIVPAVRVLNKFNMACETTKGEITLPVNTAGIIQEVKVYVIEGDMRYNALLGRPLIHHMRAVPSTLHQVLKFPVPGGIKTIYGEQLTVKEMFAIEEVVMISTLTTPKEPNSGADLEAK from the coding sequence ATGGAACAAGAAGATACTGAACCTCAATACGTAATTAATATGATCATCGATGGAGTCGATATCCCACAGGAGTCAATGTTGAAACGCACCAGAATCTCCATCaccagggagaaacgaactcgagactacataccgAAAGGAGTCTTATCCTTCAGCGACGGTGAtgcgaaagggatcatacaacctcacaatgatgcgctagtaatatctatactcgtaaataaaactagaattaaatgtgtgttaattgatccaggtagctcgaccaacattaTTCGgtcgaaggtcgtagaacagctcggtctacaagacagGATCGTGCCAGCAGTCCGAGTCCTAAACaagttcaacatggcatgtgaaaccaccaagggAGAGATAACGTTACCTGTCAATACCGCCGGAATAATACAAGAGGTCAAGgtttatgtaatcgaaggggacatgaggtacaacgcccttctcGGGAGACCGTTGATCCAccacatgagagcagtaccctcaaCTCTTCACCAAGTGCTAAAATTTCCAGTCCCAGGGGGGATCAAGACAATCTACGGGGAACAACTGACTGTAAAAGAGATGTTTGCCATCGAAGAAGTGGTTATGATATCAACGCTCACAACACCGAAGGAACCAAATTCAGGCGCCGACCtagaggccaaatag
- the LOC104104961 gene encoding protein FATTY ACID EXPORT 3, chloroplastic isoform X2 has product MNVAISANPNPSSSLFLNQAPSMALCYSPASLGFTSIQGPKGKAFVAVRSVSPSGFGFGSGLTPLARRNLRNRSILSFAASHEESPSDVELEKDKKDLKTEAEESEEAWKQTLASFKEQAMQVKAVSQEAYEVYSKKAMIILKETSEKLKIQAEKAREDLTVVAKEISEESKEYLATAAKNSPEPVKDIVETFASSADELSDVSKVRDFYVGVPYGTLLSVGGFLYFMLSGSIAALRFGVILGGTLVALSISSLRSWKSGESTSLALKGQAAIATILFVREFRVLLQRPFIFNFITAFISGGVAAFYAYRILRDGEQTKGSNSAAQTEN; this is encoded by the exons ATGAATGTTGCAATATCAGCAAACCCTAACCCTAGttcttctcttttcttaaacCAAGCTCCTTCAATGGCGCTCTGTTATTCTCCTGCTTCTCTAGGGTTCACTTCTATTCAGGGACCTAAAGGAAAGGCTTTTGTTGCGGTTCGCTCTGTTTCTCCGTCTGGCTTTGGTTTCGGCTCTGGCTTAACTCCGTTGGCTCGGCGGAATTTAAGGAATAGATCGATTCTATCATTCGCTGCTTCACATGAGGAATCG CCTTCAGATGTTGAATTGGAGAAGGACAAAAAAGATCTTAAGACGGAGGCTGAGGAGTCAGAAGAGGCCTGGAAGCAGACCCTAGCTTCCTTCAAAGAACAAGCGATGCAGGTAAAGGCTGTGTCACAAGAAGCATATGAGGTCTATTCCAAGAAAGCTATGATCATTTTGAAAGAAACTTCTGAGAAGTTAAAAATCCAAGCGGAGAAGGCAAGAGAAGATCTGACTGTAGTTGCAAAGGAAATTAGTGAGGAGAGTAAAGAATACTTGGCAACTGCTGCCAAGAATTCCCCTGAACCTGTAAAGGAtattgtagaaacatttgcttcCTCTGCGGATGAACTAAGTGACGTTTCAAAAGTGCGAGACTTTTATGTGGGAGTACCTTATG GAACTCTTCTTTCTGTTGGTGGCTTTTTGTACTTCATGCTAAGTGGAAGCATTGCTGCCCTTAGATTTGGTGTTATACTTGGTGGTACTCTTGTGGCCTTGAGCATCTCAAGTTTAAGATCGTGGAAAAGTGGAGAGTCGACTTCTCTAGCCTTAAAGGGACAAGCAG CCATTGCTACCATCTTATTTGTCAGAGAATTTCGTGTGCTGTTGCAG AGACCatttattttcaattttattACAGCCTTCATCAG TGGAGGAGTGGCAGCATTCTATGCTTATAGAATCTTAAGGGATGGTGAACAGACAAAGggctcaaactcagcagcacagACAGAAAACTAA
- the LOC104104961 gene encoding protein FATTY ACID EXPORT 3, chloroplastic isoform X1: MNVAISANPNPSSSLFLNQAPSMALCYSPASLGFTSIQGPKGKAFVAVRSVSPSGFGFGSGLTPLARRNLRNRSILSFAASHEESKPSDVELEKDKKDLKTEAEESEEAWKQTLASFKEQAMQVKAVSQEAYEVYSKKAMIILKETSEKLKIQAEKAREDLTVVAKEISEESKEYLATAAKNSPEPVKDIVETFASSADELSDVSKVRDFYVGVPYGTLLSVGGFLYFMLSGSIAALRFGVILGGTLVALSISSLRSWKSGESTSLALKGQAAIATILFVREFRVLLQRPFIFNFITAFISGGVAAFYAYRILRDGEQTKGSNSAAQTEN; encoded by the exons ATGAATGTTGCAATATCAGCAAACCCTAACCCTAGttcttctcttttcttaaacCAAGCTCCTTCAATGGCGCTCTGTTATTCTCCTGCTTCTCTAGGGTTCACTTCTATTCAGGGACCTAAAGGAAAGGCTTTTGTTGCGGTTCGCTCTGTTTCTCCGTCTGGCTTTGGTTTCGGCTCTGGCTTAACTCCGTTGGCTCGGCGGAATTTAAGGAATAGATCGATTCTATCATTCGCTGCTTCACATGAGGAATCG AAGCCTTCAGATGTTGAATTGGAGAAGGACAAAAAAGATCTTAAGACGGAGGCTGAGGAGTCAGAAGAGGCCTGGAAGCAGACCCTAGCTTCCTTCAAAGAACAAGCGATGCAGGTAAAGGCTGTGTCACAAGAAGCATATGAGGTCTATTCCAAGAAAGCTATGATCATTTTGAAAGAAACTTCTGAGAAGTTAAAAATCCAAGCGGAGAAGGCAAGAGAAGATCTGACTGTAGTTGCAAAGGAAATTAGTGAGGAGAGTAAAGAATACTTGGCAACTGCTGCCAAGAATTCCCCTGAACCTGTAAAGGAtattgtagaaacatttgcttcCTCTGCGGATGAACTAAGTGACGTTTCAAAAGTGCGAGACTTTTATGTGGGAGTACCTTATG GAACTCTTCTTTCTGTTGGTGGCTTTTTGTACTTCATGCTAAGTGGAAGCATTGCTGCCCTTAGATTTGGTGTTATACTTGGTGGTACTCTTGTGGCCTTGAGCATCTCAAGTTTAAGATCGTGGAAAAGTGGAGAGTCGACTTCTCTAGCCTTAAAGGGACAAGCAG CCATTGCTACCATCTTATTTGTCAGAGAATTTCGTGTGCTGTTGCAG AGACCatttattttcaattttattACAGCCTTCATCAG TGGAGGAGTGGCAGCATTCTATGCTTATAGAATCTTAAGGGATGGTGAACAGACAAAGggctcaaactcagcagcacagACAGAAAACTAA